The Primulina tabacum isolate GXHZ01 chromosome 7, ASM2559414v2, whole genome shotgun sequence genome includes a window with the following:
- the LOC142550918 gene encoding patatin-like protein 2, with translation MNINASSYDLSHMQSCANGNLITILSIDGGGIRGIIPATILEFLEAQLKELDGEDARLADYFDMIAGTSTGGLVTAMLAAPNENNRPLYAAKDIKPFYLENSPKIFPQRCGLLGWVMGLLNSVMGPKYDGKYLHQIIRKNLGDTRLNETLTNITIPTFDIKTLEPTIFSTYEAKRRAVLDARLSDICIGTSAAPTYLPAYYFKNQDEQGNSLEFNLVDGGVASNNPTLVALSEVTKQVFERNPGFFPIKPMDYGRFLVISVGTGTRKSENYSAKSAAKWGVLGWLFNGGSTPIIDVFMQASADMVDLHVSVVFQALHSELNYLRIQEDNLTGGVSSVDLSTDENLEKLVQIGENLLKKPVSRVNLETGVFEPIENGGTNEEALKKFAKMLSEEKRLRQLKSRPSINETSN, from the exons ATGAATATTAATGCGTCATCTTATGATCTTTCTCATATGCAATCCTGTGCTAACGGAAATCTCATCACAATTCTAAGTATCGATGGTGGTGGAATAAGAGGGATCATTCCTGCCACCattcttgaatttcttgaagCTCAGCTTAAG GAGCTAGACGGAGAGGATGCAAGACTGGCAGACTACTTCGACATGATAGCCGGAACAAGCACGGGCGGTTTAGTGACTGCGATGTTAGCTGCTCCGAACGAGAATAATCGTCCTCTTTATGCTGCTAAAGATATCAAGCCCTTTTATCTCGAAAATTCTCCAAAAATATTTCCTCAAAGATG TGGATTGCTGGGATGGGTAATGGGATTGCTCAATTCTGTAATGGGTCCAAAATACGATGGGAAGTATCTTCACCAAATTATAAGGAAGAATCTTGGGGACACTAGATTGAACGAGACTTTAACGAATATCACTATTCCAACTTTCGATATCAAGACTTTGGAGCCCACGATCTTCTCAACTTATGAG GCCAAACGAAGAGCGGTACTGGATGCTCGATTGTCGGATATATGCATCGGCACATCAGCAGCTCCGACCTATCTGCCGgcgtattacttcaagaaccaAGATGAGCAAGGCAACTCCCTGGAATTCAACCTTGTAGATGGTGGTGTTGCATCAAACAATCCG ACTTTAGTCGCTCTCAGCGAAGTGACCAAACAAGTTTTCGAAAGAAATCCAGGCTTCTTCCCCATTAAGCCTATGGACTACGGGCGGTTCTTGGTGATATCTGTGGGCACTGGTACCCGAAAGTCGGAGAATTACAGTGCCAAAAGCGCGGCGAAATGGGGCGTTCTGGGTTGGCTATTTAACGGAGGCTCCACGCCAATTATAGATGTTTTCATGCAAGCAAGTGCAGACATGGTTGATTTGCATGTTTCTGTGGTTTTCCAAGCTCTTCATTCTGAACTCAACTATCTTCGAATCCAA gAGGATAATTTAACAGGTGGTGTGTCCTCGGTCGATCTTTCAACGGATGAGAATTTAGAAAAACTAGTCCAAATTGGAGAAAATCTGTTGAAAAAACCAGTTTCAAGGGTGAATTTGGAAACTGGTGTCTTCGAGCCAATCGAAAATGGCGGTACAAATGAGGAAGCTTTGAAAAA GTTTGCGAAAATGCTATCCGAAGAAAAAAGGCTTCGCCAGTTAAAATCACGTCCCTCCATCAATGAAACCTCAAATTAA
- the LOC142550919 gene encoding uncharacterized protein LOC142550919 isoform X1 yields MEIFTWKPEDFLAAKAPKRSPLILRMVVLFLAMICGMYIFSICLNQTNPFKERSRPTKIQVISRQNRACRHVEIQAHDTPYVHFPNPETFSRQECACNPVRLFAIVSMQRSGSGWFETLLNSHVNLSSNGEIFGAQSRRSNASVILKTLDKVYNLDWFSSASKNECSAAVGFKWMLNQGLMKYHEEIVDYMKTRGVSVIFLFRRNLLRRMVSLLANIYDKDAKLLNGTHKSHVHSTHDAQVLARYKPALNVTVLLSDLKAASQTVAKALEYFKTTRHILLYYEDLLTNHTKLVDVQEFLKLPQRNLISLQVKIHRGSLSNQIENWNDVRKILKGTSYENFLKNDY; encoded by the exons ATGGAGATTTTTACATGGAAGCCAGAG GATTTTCTGGCTGCAAAGGCACCTAAAAGGTCTCCATTGATACTGAGAATGGTTGTTTTGTTTCTTGCCATGATATGTGGGATGTACATATTTTCAATCTGTTTAAACCAGACAAATCCATTCAAAGAAAGATCTCGTCCCACCAAAATCCAAGTGATTTCTCGACAAAATCGAGCTTGTAGACACGTTGAAATTCAAGCACATGATACCCCTTATGTACATTTTCCAAATCCTGAAACATTTAGCAG ACAGGAATGTGCGTGCAATCCAGTACGACTTTTCGCTATTGTGTCGATGCAAAGATCTGGGAGTGGATGGTTCGAGACATTGTTGAACAGTCATGTGAATTTGAGCTCGAATGGGGAGATTTTCGGGGCACAAAGCCGGAGGAGCAATGCTTCAGTGATATTGAAGACCTTGGACAAAGTTTATAATCTTGATTGGTTTAGCAGTGCATCCAAGAATGAGTGCTCAGCAGCCGTTGGCTTCAAATGGATGCTTAATCAA GGATTGATGAAGTACCATGAAGAGATAGTAGATTACATGAAGACTAGAGGAGTTTCCGTGATATTTCTCTTCAGAAGAAATCTTCTAAGGAGGATGGTTTCATTGCTTGCAAATATATATGACAAGGATGCTAAGCTCTTGAATGGAACACATAAATCACATGTTCATTCCACACATGAT GCTCAAGTGCTAGCGAGGTATAAGCCTGCACTTAATGTAACAGTACTCCTCTCCGACTTGAAGGCGGCATCGCAGACAGTCGCAAAAGCTCTGGAGTACTTCAAAACCACTCGCCACATTCTTCTCTACTATGAAGATTTACTTACAAATCACACT AAACTTGTGGAtgttcaagaattcttgaagttGCCACAAAGAAACCTAATAAGCCTTCAGGTTAAAATACACAGAGGCTCCCTATCTAACCAAATAGAAAACTGGAACGATGTCCGGAAAATCCTAAAGGGAACCTCGtatgaaaattttctaaaaaatgattattaa
- the LOC142550919 gene encoding uncharacterized protein LOC142550919 isoform X2, which yields MEIFTWKPEDFLAAKAPKRSPLILRMVVLFLAMICGMYIFSICLNQTNPFKERSRPTKIQVISRQNRACRHVEIQAHDTPYVHFPNPETFSRQECACNPVRLFAIVSMQRSGSGWFETLLNSHVNLSSNGEIFGAQSRRSNASVILKTLDKVYNLDWFSSASKNECSAAVGFKWMLNQGLMKYHEEIVDYMKTRGVSVIFLFRRNLLRRMVSLLANIYDKDAKLLNGTHKSHVHSTHDAQVLARYKPALNVTVLLSDLKAASQTVAKALEYFKTTRHILLYYEDLLTNHTVKTCGCSRILEVATKKPNKPSG from the exons ATGGAGATTTTTACATGGAAGCCAGAG GATTTTCTGGCTGCAAAGGCACCTAAAAGGTCTCCATTGATACTGAGAATGGTTGTTTTGTTTCTTGCCATGATATGTGGGATGTACATATTTTCAATCTGTTTAAACCAGACAAATCCATTCAAAGAAAGATCTCGTCCCACCAAAATCCAAGTGATTTCTCGACAAAATCGAGCTTGTAGACACGTTGAAATTCAAGCACATGATACCCCTTATGTACATTTTCCAAATCCTGAAACATTTAGCAG ACAGGAATGTGCGTGCAATCCAGTACGACTTTTCGCTATTGTGTCGATGCAAAGATCTGGGAGTGGATGGTTCGAGACATTGTTGAACAGTCATGTGAATTTGAGCTCGAATGGGGAGATTTTCGGGGCACAAAGCCGGAGGAGCAATGCTTCAGTGATATTGAAGACCTTGGACAAAGTTTATAATCTTGATTGGTTTAGCAGTGCATCCAAGAATGAGTGCTCAGCAGCCGTTGGCTTCAAATGGATGCTTAATCAA GGATTGATGAAGTACCATGAAGAGATAGTAGATTACATGAAGACTAGAGGAGTTTCCGTGATATTTCTCTTCAGAAGAAATCTTCTAAGGAGGATGGTTTCATTGCTTGCAAATATATATGACAAGGATGCTAAGCTCTTGAATGGAACACATAAATCACATGTTCATTCCACACATGAT GCTCAAGTGCTAGCGAGGTATAAGCCTGCACTTAATGTAACAGTACTCCTCTCCGACTTGAAGGCGGCATCGCAGACAGTCGCAAAAGCTCTGGAGTACTTCAAAACCACTCGCCACATTCTTCTCTACTATGAAGATTTACTTACAAATCACACTGTAA AAACTTGTGGAtgttcaagaattcttgaagttGCCACAAAGAAACCTAATAAGCCTTCAGGTTAA